Proteins co-encoded in one Solea senegalensis isolate Sse05_10M linkage group LG8, IFAPA_SoseM_1, whole genome shotgun sequence genomic window:
- the LOC122773191 gene encoding transmembrane protein 25 isoform X1, whose product MKCVCLRRWAQGSAVVFLHTLALSWTGAIESAPKIDGWHRAAMTLQENMTHRFNCQSDGWDPHAPLLLTWYLNGEKQGEPSPNRGRLVMTSKEDSPAMRPGTNHNSTFSLHARKWDKELVCVASNPRTGESYNATVTLNVQFQPEILRVNAHYSETSGPGLSLFLFALVRSNPPATITFVDQSGQLVANTSDFLILDSRSYPWLTNHTLRVTLSSLSGNISMNASNSVGAVQNNLTLAEFLQSRVEVPMLGIVTGGAMAFMALLILSLIVLCLMQKNQKSKSIDEPVEILMTKKSDSANLKAEKADKVHIPRENMSLPSNMQLNDLSTLRKAREASLHNSLGARKEEEEEDLSLAYAARGFARYPMVGYIYKVNSTSSEEIWL is encoded by the exons atgaagtgtgtgtgtctgaggaggTGGGCACAGGGCTCTGCTGTCGTGTTCCTTCACACACTGGCCTTATCCTGGACAG GTGCGATCGAGTCGGCCCCAAAAATCGACGGATGGCACCGCGCGGCGATGACGCTGCAGGAGAACATGACACACCGCTTTAACTGTCAGTCAGACGGCTGGGATCCCCACGCTCCGCTGTTGCTGACCTGGTACCTGAACGGCGAAAAGCAGGGAGAGCCGTCGCCCAACCGTGGGCGCCTGGTGATGACATCCAAGGAGGATTCTCCCGCCATGAGACCAGGGACCAACCACAATAGCACGTTCTCTCTGCACGCCAGAAAATGGGACAAGGAGCTCGTGTGTGTGGCGTCAAATCCTCGGACGGGAGAGAGCTACAACGCCACAGTCACACTCAATGTCCAGT TTCAACCAGAGATCCTCAGAGTGAACGCCCACTATAGTGAAACCTCAGGCCCCGGCCTCTCCCTGTTCCTCTTTGCCTTGGTGCGGTCCAACCCGCCCGCCACCATCACCTTCGTGGACCAGTCTGGCCAGCTGGTCGCCAACACCTCTGACTTCCTCATCTTGGACTCCCGGAGCTACCCCTGGCTGACCAATCACACCCTGAGGGTGACGCTCAGTAGCCTGTCAGGGAATATATCGATGAATGCCAGCAACAGTGTGGGAGCGGTGCAGAACAACCTCACACTAGCAG AGTTCCTGCAGTCTCGTGTGGAGGTGCCCATGCTGGGCATAGTGACTGGAGGGGCCATGGCCTTCATGgccctcctcatcctcagtcTTATTGTTCTCTGCCTCatgcaaaaaaatcaaaaaagcaAGTCCATTG ACGAGCCAGTGGAGATTCTCATGACCAAGAAGAG TGACTCGGCCAATCTGAAGGCGGAGAAAGCTGATAAGGTCCACATCCCGAGAGAGAACATGTCTCTGCCGTCCAACATGCAGCTCAATGACCTCAGTACTTTGAGAAAAG CCCGAGAGGCTTCGCTGCACAACAGTCTGGGAGcgaggaaggaagaggaggaggaagatctCTCTTTAGCCTACGCCGCCAGAG
- the LOC122773191 gene encoding transmembrane protein 25 isoform X2 has protein sequence MKCVCLRRWAQGSAVVFLHTLALSWTGAIESAPKIDGWHRAAMTLQENMTHRFNCQSDGWDPHAPLLLTWYLNGEKQGEPSPNRGRLVMTSKEDSPAMRPGTNHNSTFSLHARKWDKELVCVASNPRTGESYNATVTLNVQFQPEILRVNAHYSETSGPGLSLFLFALVRSNPPATITFVDQSGQLVANTSDFLILDSRSYPWLTNHTLRVTLSSLSGNISMNASNSVGAVQNNLTLAEFLQSRVEVPMLGIVTGGAMAFMALLILSLIVLCLMQKNQKSKSIDEPVEILMTKKSDSANLKAEKADKVHIPRENMSLPSNMQLNDLSTLRKGSVTSIRRD, from the exons atgaagtgtgtgtgtctgaggaggTGGGCACAGGGCTCTGCTGTCGTGTTCCTTCACACACTGGCCTTATCCTGGACAG GTGCGATCGAGTCGGCCCCAAAAATCGACGGATGGCACCGCGCGGCGATGACGCTGCAGGAGAACATGACACACCGCTTTAACTGTCAGTCAGACGGCTGGGATCCCCACGCTCCGCTGTTGCTGACCTGGTACCTGAACGGCGAAAAGCAGGGAGAGCCGTCGCCCAACCGTGGGCGCCTGGTGATGACATCCAAGGAGGATTCTCCCGCCATGAGACCAGGGACCAACCACAATAGCACGTTCTCTCTGCACGCCAGAAAATGGGACAAGGAGCTCGTGTGTGTGGCGTCAAATCCTCGGACGGGAGAGAGCTACAACGCCACAGTCACACTCAATGTCCAGT TTCAACCAGAGATCCTCAGAGTGAACGCCCACTATAGTGAAACCTCAGGCCCCGGCCTCTCCCTGTTCCTCTTTGCCTTGGTGCGGTCCAACCCGCCCGCCACCATCACCTTCGTGGACCAGTCTGGCCAGCTGGTCGCCAACACCTCTGACTTCCTCATCTTGGACTCCCGGAGCTACCCCTGGCTGACCAATCACACCCTGAGGGTGACGCTCAGTAGCCTGTCAGGGAATATATCGATGAATGCCAGCAACAGTGTGGGAGCGGTGCAGAACAACCTCACACTAGCAG AGTTCCTGCAGTCTCGTGTGGAGGTGCCCATGCTGGGCATAGTGACTGGAGGGGCCATGGCCTTCATGgccctcctcatcctcagtcTTATTGTTCTCTGCCTCatgcaaaaaaatcaaaaaagcaAGTCCATTG ACGAGCCAGTGGAGATTCTCATGACCAAGAAGAG TGACTCGGCCAATCTGAAGGCGGAGAAAGCTGATAAGGTCCACATCCCGAGAGAGAACATGTCTCTGCCGTCCAACATGCAGCTCAATGACCTCAGTACTTTGAGAAAAG gctctgtcacttctatcagacgtgactga